In the Euphorbia lathyris chromosome 5, ddEupLath1.1, whole genome shotgun sequence genome, one interval contains:
- the LOC136230271 gene encoding uncharacterized protein, translated as MEAYSAYSSSSSSSSMYQPGRKSLKQSQSQSQSFISSSLHSVRKSNVKPSKKPIAPLPPTPPRVYKVDPMNFRDLVRKLTGAAEESSMEEQTLPQQHRLQRVAPPPIDILDRQPVVSFNNSPVKTPFSGLYQELMCDTPDQKNRNVSESVMAPGFLDLNLFSPSAWCSFPLLSPGTLSSLDQSTVL; from the coding sequence ATGGAAGCATATTCAGCAtactcttcatcttcctcatcttcttcaatgTATCAACCAGGAAGAAAATCCCTAAAACAATCACAATCACAATCACAATCCTTCATTTCATCATCTCTCCATTCAGTTCGCAAATCAAACGTGAAACCGTCCAAGAAGCCAATAGCGCCGTTACCGCCGACTCCGCCTAGAGTTTACAAAGTAGATCCGATGAATTTCAGAGATCTTGTTCGAAAGCTCACCGGTGCTGCCGAAGAATCATCCATGGAGGAGCAGACTCTGCCACAACAGCATCGGCTCCAAAGAGTGGCTCCTCCTCCGATTGATATTCTTGATAGACAGCCAGTGGTTTCGTTTAATAATTCGCCGGTGAAAACTCCATTTTCAGGGTTGTATCAGGAGCTTATGTGCGATACACCTGATCAGAAAAATAGAAATGTTTCGGAGAGTGTAATGGCTCCCGGATTCCTGGATTTGAACCTCTTTTCTCCGTCTGCTTGGTGTTCTTTTCCTCTTCTGAGTCCGGGAACTCTTTCCAGCTTGGACCAAAGTACTGTTCTCTGA